The proteins below come from a single Triticum aestivum cultivar Chinese Spring chromosome 5D, IWGSC CS RefSeq v2.1, whole genome shotgun sequence genomic window:
- the LOC123122543 gene encoding histone H4: MSGRGKGGKGLGKGGAKRHRKVLRDNIQGITKPAIRRLARRGGVKRISGLIYEETRGVLKIFLENVIRDAVTYTEHARRKTVTAMDVVYALKRQGRTLYGFGG, from the coding sequence ATGTCGGGCCGCGGCAAGGGAGGCAAGGGGCTGGGCAAGGGCGGCGCGAAGCGCCACCGGAAGGTGCTCCGCGACAACATCCagggcatcaccaagccggcgatcCGGCGGCTGGCGCGCAGGGGCGGCGTGAAGCGCATCTCGgggctcatctacgaggagacccgcggcgtgctcaagatcttcctcgagaacgTCATCCGCGACGCCGTCACCTACACCGAGCACGCCCGCCGCAAGACCGTCACCGCCATGGACGTCGTCTACGCGCTCAAGCGCCAGGGCCGCACCCTCTACGGCTTCGGAGGCTAG